CTGCTACCCTGGGATGGGTCCCTGGTTCCAGAGCCTGGCCTGCGGGCAGCGCCCCCGGAGGTCTGCCCCCTCCCGCGCTGgttccctgctgctgctgctgctgctgctgctgaagcCTGCGGGTGAGTCCTTCCCGATGCCTACCCCACCCGCCCAACACGGCCCTCGCCTTCCACCTCTAATCCTCTCGGCGTCCTCCGCAGGTTGCTGGGGCGCAGGGGAAGCCCCGGGGGCGCTGTCCACTGCCGATCCCGCCAACCAGAGCACCCGCTGTGCCCCCAAGGCCACCTGCCCTTCCGGCTGGCCTCGTCTTCCCCAGCAGGCCCTGACCACCCAGACACTGCCCTCGACCACCCAGACACTGCCCTCGACCACCCAGACACTGCCCTCGACCACCATAGCGACCCAATCCCCAGTTTCTGAAGGCAAAGTCGACCCATACCACTGTGAGTACCGTAGACTCCGTGGGGCAAGGAGGGTGACAGAGGAGTCTTAAGGACCTTGACTGGGGCTAGGGGAGCAGAAGGGACGGGGGACGGGGGGGGAGCAGGATAGAGGAGCGCCTCCTTCTACAGGTGTTCGTTGAGCACTAAACACCTGTGGGCCAGGCCTGGTCCTGTCTAGAGGCCCAGAGCTCTGGGTGTCTTGTCCTCACGGGCCTCCCCTCCTGCTGAGGTAGGGGGCTGGAAATTCAGAGGGGCCTGGGGCCGGCTGTGTGTTCCCGCCCCGTCTGAGCTGGCTGTGGGGCAGGTGACCTCTCACCCTGCTCCAGGCCCTGACCCATCATGCCTCTGACCCAGGCTCCCAGCCAGGGACTTCCAGGATCTCCAGCACAGCTTTCAGGGCCAGGCTGTGTGAGCCTTCTTGTGGTGTCTCCAAGGTGCACACGTAAGATGTTCTCTTGCCCAGTGGCTTTCAGAGACCCACGTAAGAAAGGCTTATTATTTTGGGACTCAGCACATAGCATTTAACTACCACAGAAAGTCGCCCAAACAGGACTTACGGTACCCTGTGCTGTGCATGCCGACATTTTCTTGCCTATGTTATCCTTTAAAAAGGCTGGTCACGGCCCACTTACGTTTACAATCCACGAATCCATTTGAAAACACTAGGAGTGGGACTCCTGGGATGTTGGATATGTGCATCTTCAATCTagaaaaactgttttctaaagcgGCTGCAGCAATGAGCGCTCCCGCTGCCGTGGGTAGGCGTTCTGGGTGATAATCCTCACTGACACGCGCTGTCACCGATGTTGCGTTTTTGCCAGGCAGGTGGTGCAGAGCAGAATCTCATTGTGATTGAAATCTGCATTTCCAGACTGGAGGTAGTGGgccatgccggtaatcccagtgcttttggaggctgaggcagtaagatcacttgaggtcaggagtttgagaccagcctgggcaacatagtgggactctctctctccaaaaaattaaaaaataaaaaaattagctgggtgtggtggtgtgtgcctgtagtcccagctgttcaggaggctgaggtaggaagatcatttgagcctaggagtttgaggttacagcgaacaatgatcataccactgcactccagcctgggtgacagagcaagacctcatcagaggaggaggaagaggaaagaagagagaagaggaaagaagaagaagaagaagcagtcTGCATTTCCTTGCAGACTAAGGGCGGAGCAGCTTCTGTGGTCATTGGCTGCTGGGATTTCCTCCTTGGGCTatgcccatttttctgttgggGCATCCACTTTCCTCTCACTGAACCACAGAAAGGGGTtcccagaggagggagagagcTCTGCTTTGGCTAAAGTAAGGGACATGGTGAGGGTGGAACCAGGTGGAAATAGGAACAGGTTAGTGAAGGATCTGATTAGAGCTAAGAGTGTGTTGGGGACGGCAGAAGGGCCAGTGGTGCACTAGGCTGGTCAGCTGGGGATGCTCTAGGGCCCGGGCTGCAGGAACAGGGAGAGAGATATCTGGGCAGTGCTTGGGCCCTTCTGAGGCATGAGACCCTAGTCCACATGTGGACAGCATCATTCCATGGTGACAGGTGAAAAGGGAGCACCCCTGGATGGGTGCAGGCCAGTGGTTGGAGAGGCAGGGGgtcaggctggggaaggggagggacagGGAAAGATCCATCCCTCATCAAGCTCTCACCTTCCTCCTCAGCCTGTGGCTTTTCCTACGAGCAGGACCTCACCCTCAGGGACCCAGAAGCCATGGCTCGACGGTGGCCCTGGATGGTCAGCGTGCAGGCCAATGGCACACACATCTGTGCGGGCACCATCATTGCCTCCCAGTGGGTGGTGACTGTGGCCCACTGCCTGACCCGGTGAGTCGAGGTCGAATCGGGGTGGGTGGAGAGGCATTTGGAGCTGCTGCGGGCCCAGTCACCTCCTCCCTGCCAGCTGTTCTGGTGGCAGTGGCAGTAGTGGCAGCTCTGCACTCTGCAGAGCCCCACAATCCCAGCCCCTGCCTTACCTGGGCTCCAAACAGGTGGAGGCTAAGTCCTGAAAATTCCTTCAGGGCTCCAGTCTTTTGAGTGTCCCACCCTTTGCTCGCCTCGCCTGGCCTCTCAGTCCCATGCAGTCATTCCGCAGATGGGAAATGGAAGCTCAGAAGCCATTTGTCTAGCCTCATGCCTTCTCTCCATGGGAAGAAGCTCCTAGTTATTTCATTTCACCCTCTTTGCACCCAcatcctctttcttcccttcaaTCAACCGTCTCTGACACTTCTTTGAGCAAGGCCCTGACCTGGTCACTGGGGGCAGAGGAGGGATAGATCATTCCTCCCAGCTTGGTTggggagacagaaaggaagacagataCTCACAAGGGTGCCTGGTTGGTGTGGGGACAAAAGAGGGCGTGTTCTCATGTTTTGGGGCCAGGAGTGCTGGCTGTGAGAACTGACCAGTGAAGTGTGTTCCAGGCCTAAGGGTCAACATACAGACTCCAAGGGGTACCCCAAGGGTGTGCAGCTAGAGAGCCAGGCCATGGTGCATTCCATGGAGCTGGAAAGAGTGGAATTGCCCCCTCCAGGGCACAGCATGGGGTGAAAGAGTCCGCGCTATAGACTGAGAGTAGAGTTTGGAACCAGAGAAAACTGGGTCCACATCCCTTCCACTGACTCCTAGCTATGCAGTCCTGAGTGCTTCATtgggcttctctgagcctcagtttccccctccaTAAAGTGAAGGGTCGTGAGGACTGGATCACACAGTGAGTGTGCAGGGCCCTGTTCATGTCTGTGGTAAGGAGTAGGCTCAGGGGGCTTGAAGTGGGTGGGTGGCCCTGCCTGGATCTTCTCAGGGGGCAGCAGAGTGGGGGAAGGCCTGGgccggaggctggggcagggggccTGGAGCTGATCGTGGCCTCCCTTCACGGCCCCCCAGGCATGATGTTATCTACTCAGTGAGGGTGGGGAGTCCGTGGATTGACCAGATGACGCAGACCGCCTCCGACGTCCTGGTGCTCCAGGTCATCGTGCACAGCAAGTACCGGGCCCAGAGGTTCTGGTCCTGGGTGGGCCAGGCCAACAACATTGGCCTCCTCAAGCTCAAGCAGGCACTCAAGTACAGCAAGTACGTGCGGCCCATCTGCCTGCCTGGCACGGACTATGTGGTGAAGGACCATTCCCTCTGCACTGTGACGGGCTGGGGACTTTCCAAGGCTGATGGTGAGTCAAAGCCGCCCCAGACCAGGGCGGGTGCTGTGAGAAAGGACGTGGTTGCAGGCCAGGGTGCCACCACAGATGGAAGTTTCTGAGGTGCCTTCCCCAGGGAGCCCGCCACTCCTGGGACCTTCCTGCCAGGCTCTCATCTCTGAGGTCTCCCTTCCCTTGAGGATCTCACAGGGAACACCTCAAGGCTGCTCTAGCCTCAGGGGACCGTGATTACCTTTGAATCCTGAGCCAGGCCAGGGCACATAAACAGAACTTCCTCGAAGGCAGAGAGGCACAAAGTAATACCTCACAGTCCACGCCCGCTGCCCAGGCATCGGCAGCTTGCAGCAGAGTACCTGAGGTGGGGGGAGCAGTCTTCCGTGCTGTAAAATGCTGCCCAGAAGGCTCACATGGCCGGCTCGGGGCGGTCTGCACCTGGAGCTCATGGTTTCTGCTCCCCTCAGTGGGCCTCAACTCCTTGTCGTCCTAATTCAGGAGCAAGGCCCAGAGAGCAGGTGTGTTCTCTCAGGGACATCCAGGGGACCCTAGAACTGTCCACTTCCTTCAGGGGGTCCCCAACCCATAAGAGAGATGTCCTTCCCTGTGGCCTCAAGGAACCAACTTACTCTCAAAACAGCCCACGGGGGCTTCAGCCCATGTGGGAGGACCTGGGGGTGACTTTGTCATCCTGCTGTGGCCTGTCTCCTGTCTCCCAGGAGCTTAAGCCAGGGACAGGGACACACTAGtcagagaggcaggaggaagcaGTGCCTGGGCTCCATGGAGGGGTCTGGGATGGCTCAGCAGGGAAGAGGCCTGTGGAGGAAGGGATGCTTGAAGAGAAGGAAGGTTTGGTCCCTGAGAGACTTGGCAGGCCCTCAGGACGGAAGGAGGGGCAAAAACCAAGCGGCCGAGTGTGGTGGAGGGAGTGTGAAGGGTCCCAGTGGCCTGGGCTCTGCAGGAAGCCAGAGCAGGCCCAGCAAGGCTGAGCTGGAGGCAGCCTGCTCCAGGGACTCTGTGTTGAGGGCCCTAGATGGGTACGGGCTAGAACGAGGGTCGGGGTGCATGGCTAAAGCTGAAAAGGTGGGACTGGGGAAGAGTGGAGAGAGGACGAGGTGAGGCTGGCGGCAGCGGGCAGCAGTGAGTGGCCGCGCCTAAACGGGGCCCTGTCCCACAGGTATGTGGCCTCAGTTCCGGACAATTCAGGAGAAGGAAGTTACCATCCTGAACAACAAGGATTGTGACAACTTCTACCACAACTTCACCAAAATCCCCAGTCTGGTTCGGATCATCAAGTCCCAGATGATATGTGCAGAGGACACCCGCAGGGAGCAGTTCTGCTATGTGAGCGGCCTCTCCTCGCTCACTCGCCTTCAGGGGCACCTGGGGGAGAGGCAtctggggagggagaagggaggggtggaggatgggtaagggaagggaaaggggtgggcagAACTCAGGGGTGTGGGGATGGAGGATGTGGGGGGAGACTGGGAGGAAACAGATGGGGGCTGGGAACGGGGATGGCGGTTAGAGGTGAGAGGAGTAGGGGGTCCGTGGGGAGCTGGAAGGTGGGTGTTAAGAGGTGGGGGATGAAACCCTTTGAGGAAGGTCTCCTGGGTCTGGAGCACTTCTCACCTATGTTGGCACTGGGGGACTGTGGAGGTGTGGTGTGAGGACATCCTGCCTGTCCTGGAACTGGGTCATGTCTCTGGCCTCACCTGGCCTCCCTGACCCTTACTCCCCCAACCCTTCCCGCAGGAGCTAACTGGAGAGCCCTTGGTCTGCTCCATGGAGGGCACGTGGTACCTGGTGGGACTGGTGAGCTGGGGCGCAGGCTGCCAGAAGAGCGAGGCCCCGCCCATCTACCTACACATCGCCTCCTACCAAAACTGGATCTGGGACTGCCTCAGCGGGCAGGCCCTGGCCCTGCCAGCCCCATCCAGGGCCCTGCTCCTGGCACTCCCACTGCCCCTCAGCCTCCTTGCTGCCCTCTGACTCCGTGTGCCCTCCCTCACTTGTGGGCCCCCCTTGCCTCCGTGCCCAGGTTGCTGCGGGTGCAGCTCTCACAGCCCTGAGAGTCAGGGTGGAGATCAGGTACTCAATTAAACATTACTCTTTTCCATGCCTCCTTATTCCTCGGCCTCGGAGGCCCCGCCTTTCCTGGACCCGCTGTCATGGGAGTCCACAGGTGAACCAGATGAGGATGAGGTGGGGAACTCCAGGCAGTTTACACTGAAAATTGCAGAGCCTCCAGGATCCGCCCCCATTCAAAGGTTTGGGGTGGCTCCCACAGAAGGTGGAGGGGGTGTGAAGGGGTGATATTAGGGTCAGATGATCGAGGGCCTGGAACATACCACCCAGGCTGAAGCTGGGGCTGCCAGGACCCAGCTGGGGTGCAGCTGTTTGGGCTGGAAAGTGGGTGCTGTTTCTGGGATAACTGTGGGAGTCAGGCTTTCCTTAACTTTGGCTGATTTCTGACAAGAGGCTAGAATATAGCCTTTCATTGCCCCAAAGAGCCGTAGTGAACTTTGACCCTTTATCCCTGTCCCCTGTCTGGAGACAGTGGAGTCAGACGTTATTCCAACCCTCAGCAGCCAGGCCTGCCCATAAAAGGCTCGTAGTGGCTCCATGTCAGGGGGAGGGCAGGCAGAGCCCAGGCCTGGACTTCCCCCAGTCTTCAGCAACTGCTGCTTTGTGTGACCCTGAGTGGCCCCTACCCCTCTGGACTTCTGCTGCCTGGTCCACAGGAAAATTCTGCATAAATAGAATGGCCTTCGTCACCCCTATGTATGAGAAGCCCATGGGTTGGACTCCAAGGGCAGACGTCAGTCAACTGCCTCCATCTGGTGTCAGAGTCCTCAGCTTCCATAGCGGGGCCTTTTGCCATCACTCTGCCCCTCACTGCTCCTAAGACCCCATGTTATATATATGCTTTCCTCATCAGCCTGGATCACTCTCCTTCCTGTACAATGATGATCCAGGTCCAGGTCAGGAGCCAGGTTTGACtcttctgtgtccccagcactGGGCACAGACCATCACAGGTCTATTGAAAGTCATGAATGCAGCCTTGTGAACTCAGCACCCAGAGAGCTGGCAGCGTCCCTCCTGAGTCCTGTGCCTGCCTCCGGGGTGGGCCCAGGTGACTGCAGCTGCCCCTCAGCCTCTTGGCTCCCATTTCTCCCTCTATCTCATCCTAATTCAGGCTGGGAGAAGAATCAGGGAGGGGACTTTAGCCTGGTCTGAGCCATCTGTCACTGACTGCTCATCAGCCTCCACATAAATGCCCCAGGAATAGCGCATCCTGAGGGGTCATCTCAGGAAGCCGTTTTCTAGGCCTGGCTCTGAGAAGGCACTCAGCTTTATTCACAAATCTCTGCAGGCTGCTTTTCCAGCAGGCTCCCCTGGCTCAGGAACCTCTGATGTCTCGAGACCTTAGTGTTCAGGCCTAGGTTTCAGAGCCTTAGTCTGTTCGATGCCATCTGGAAGCACCTCTGTGCATCTTCCCTCCCCCAGGTGCTATTTGGGCCTTTGTCTTCTGGTCAGAGATGCTTCTTTTAGGTGCTCGTAGTGGGAAATAATAGAAGAGGAAGCTGCAAAGAAGCTGGCACTGTTATGGTCAGCAGGTGGAAGGCACTGCTGTGATCTCCCAGGGCCCTGGGACTTCCCAGAACAGCTGGGCATAGAAGGGGCCGCCAGAACAGCCCGAGGTCCCCCTTGGCTTCTTAAATATACTCTGATTCCCAGGAGGGGCCCAGACCCCAGCTTTCTTTCCTGCACCCTCTAGCCCACCGACCTTAGCTCTGTGTACCCCTGACCCAGCCCTGCAGCCCACAGCCCCGAGCTCGAGCCTCTGGGCCTCATGCCGGGCCTGGCAGCAGCCTCAGCTTCATCACAACGTGTGAAATGACGGTCTCCCATTGCCTTGAGCTTGGTGTCTGCTGGGCTGGGGGTTCCATTTCTCAAGCCACCTCTACTCACTCCCTTGAGCTGGATCCCTGCCAGGCTTGCGGAAGTCTCCTCACCATCGGGGCTCCTCCCTGGCCAGACAGAGTCCCTTCTGCTGCCACAATGTCCCCCAGTGACCCTCTCTGCCTCCTCATGGCCAGTCTGGGTGTGGCCTCACACCCTGACCCATGCACTTCAGCCATTTCGCGCCAGAAAGGGTAGCTAAAGTAACCCGTTATCCTGTTACTCCTTCACAGCCACCGCCATCCCTGGCAGAAAGGGTGGGAGAGAGGCAGGTCTGGGTGGGGAGAGCAGTGTATCTCCAGAGGGACAGTGGCAACGTACCACCTCTGCCGAGGCAGTACCCATGTGGATGGGGCGAAAGGAGCCAAGTCTGGGCTGGGGGGCAGGACACCTACTAGATTGTCTGGTTCCTGCTCCTGAGGGGCCATGAAGATGTAGCCATGGGCCTCAGCTTCCCTCTATGACCACAGCCTCTGTGGTCCCCAAATGAGCTCAGAGTCCAACATTCCTGGACCCTGGCCACGGCTTGAGCTCCAGGGCCTGCTGCCCAAGCTGTCCAGgatgtcttcatttctctcctttcttcttcttggcCTCATTCTTCTCATCCTCCTCTACCTTGATGGCCACTGTGTCCACACtgtccttcttcttcttcttcttcttatccTCTGTGGGGCAGGGGAAAGAGACCATGTGATGGTGGTGAGACAAGGTCCTGGGGTCTGACTGTCCCAAGGGGAAGGGCCCC
This window of the Theropithecus gelada isolate Dixy chromosome 2, Tgel_1.0, whole genome shotgun sequence genome carries:
- the PRSS50 gene encoding probable threonine protease PRSS50 → MGPWFQSLACGQRPRRSAPSRAGSLLLLLLLLLKPAGCWGAGEAPGALSTADPANQSTRCAPKATCPSGWPRLPQQALTTQTLPSTTQTLPSTTQTLPSTTIATQSPVSEGKVDPYHSCGFSYEQDLTLRDPEAMARRWPWMVSVQANGTHICAGTIIASQWVVTVAHCLTRHDVIYSVRVGSPWIDQMTQTASDVLVLQVIVHSKYRAQRFWSWVGQANNIGLLKLKQALKYSKYVRPICLPGTDYVVKDHSLCTVTGWGLSKADGMWPQFRTIQEKEVTILNNKDCDNFYHNFTKIPSLVRIIKSQMICAEDTRREQFCYELTGEPLVCSMEGTWYLVGLVSWGAGCQKSEAPPIYLHIASYQNWIWDCLSGQALALPAPSRALLLALPLPLSLLAAL